The segment tccaattgtgttttaaggggtctaaaaacgtacaagtggtatcagagcaagtaGCTCTCTTGTTATTGATCTTTTGATCTCTGAGctaatccttgacccctgttgtcatggaacacggaaattctcttgttattcctccttactttgatgggaataattatgcttattggaaagtaaggatgaaagcattcttgaaatcaattgatgagagagtctggaactccgttgaatacggatgggagaagcccactactcctcttagtgagtggcaaacttctctaAAAGAAGCAGCCGCGTTTAATAGCAAAGCTATaaatgctatctttaacgctatttctatggaggaatttaagagaatctctaatgttgaggttacTCACACTGCCtggaatatcctccaaactgtgcatgaaggcacaaaggctattaaaattaataagttgcagcaattaacttctaaatttgaaagcattaagatgtctgatgatgaatcctttgatgaattctatgctaaactcaatgatattgttaattctgcttacaacttgggtgaaatctatgatcaacctaaaattgttaggaagattcttagatctttaactgaagattttagacctaaagtgactgccatcactgagagcaaggatgtggacttcatccctgttgatgaacttgtaggatctcttcaatcctatgagttggacctacctaagactagcaaatccaaatcaatggctcttaagtcagttgatgatgttgatgttggtgggtttgatgatgagctctctgctacagagattgcttaccttgccaagaactttaggaaTTTCCTTAGAAGCAACAACAACAGGGCAAGAGATAAGAACACTgttgaacctagaaacttttaggaagaatgatcccactaaggttaacaacactAATAAACGTAGAGAAAAAGTAAGTTAATCTTCTAATAGTTCTATGGTtcctcaatgttttggatgtcaagggtatggtcacatgaaatctgaatgtcctacatacttgaggtctaagggtaaggctatggctgtaacccttagtgatgatgaagtttctgatgatgagtctggttgtgacgaggatggaaacttcattactttcattACTACTATTGTAGTCAATGAAAATGTATCtgctgaagagaacccttctaatggggaactctctaaggatgcagatcttcaaaaagcctacaataaactttgaaagttgctgcaaaggatgctatgaatgttgatttgggcttaaagaaaattgcgTCTcttaaacttgaaaagaaaattttgcttgttaaactgtttgatgctaatgatcttCTGAATAATGCgaagactgagaacatgcttttgcttgataaagttaagaatttggaacttgaattatctattgctagagaacaaactaatAGATCTACAAGctccaaacttgatcacatgctaagtgttcaaaagtctccccCTGACGAAACTGGTTTAGGTTTTGTAGATAGCATCTTTGTGTCTGCAcctcattccacaaactttgttccttcatcttcttccaaaCCCTTTGTGAGTGAGGATGttaaaccccctgtgagtgatgttgtcaaaccctctgtgagtgaggCTAAATCTgtagaagttacacctcctaAGAAGATTAGGGTTGCTatgaaagagtctaaacctaaaaaGTCTACCCTTTCATGTATTAATCATGAATActataaaagcaaaacaaaccCCAATATATATTAAAGCTGAGTAGAGGTATGAGTtattcttatgttattttcttctcctctacttaattacatatattttatggtttttcatgtatttttttaaaagtaatttttgtacatgaaccaccaaactctctttagccattttttacaagataaaaaagcttacaataattgaaattattctttcAAATGTAACCCatatttctcttatatttatcTAATGTtcagtcatatatattttgttttgtttcaataatttctaagtagTAAAtcatctgatttttttaatatctttggtctttcagaagttttaatatctaaattttttagttatttttttgtagTATCTGAAATCGtctgacaattttttttgtaagtcattgcacgttcaagcaatgacttcttcatcaaattataacacaaattgaagtcatacaagagcaaatcatgcaatggtgtagtttcttaaattttttataaaattattttagtctacctcacaaataggtaAGTTTCCGTGTATAGCAtgggttagtgactagttaagaataataatgaacaataaaaaaaaaaatgaataataattttatgagCTCAACGTCACCACCAATAGTAAAAATGTTTGCCCTTGGTATTACCATGAGAGCAATTCCAGGGAcacaaaaatttttacaacttttGCTATAACTTGTCATGTGACTAGTTATGAGTAGTAGAGGTGTGAACCTACCATTTGATATCTACCATTCACAACTTGTCATGTGACAAGTTGTGACAATAATTGTGGAATTTTTTTGGAGTTGTGCTAAGACCACCAAAAATGACacaattttgtgccacaactcacCACGTGGCGAGTTATGACTGGTGAAGAAGTGTCTGTGGGCCATGTGGGGACACTCCTTCACTAGTCACAACTTGCCACATGGCGAGTGGTGACTCTAGGAATTTTGTTTAGGggctcattaaaaaattttaataaaaaaaaaaaacttgaatatatcgagttaccgacaaaaaaaaatacatgaagttttacaatttccttctacaagtattcaaattttgaattgttatatGATGGTTCATTATAAGTATCTATTGCCAATGTGGGTAGTTATGAGCCTATaatcattttgttttattaaatttatctaacatttttatttttatacaatttttattatctatttgttattgtttttataaaaatattttaaactaaataacTAAACTAAACTCATTGACTTTCTATTAATTATTGGCGCACACAACCACACTCattcatatataaaattgtacactagtgtctacttaaccaatcaaatgcttgggcaatcactaactttacgttttttttcttgaattttactaactttataacaaaaaattattataacatgataacaatatacacacatgtaacaaaccatatctatttcctaattattaaattatatatatttatattataatgcacacacaaacattcacacacatcataattcacacaaataatattataacaaaaagtaatatacgtaatcaatattagacacactcacacagataatataaatttataaaaaatagtgtCAAATACCATTCACAAACACTTACTTTTTATTCTTAAAGTTGAAAATACTTATAATAATGATGTGTAAAATTTAAGTCAAGGTGTGCAAatgtatttttaagaaaaaaattatagtattaaacTAAGGACTTTATTAACATGTGCTGGTCAGCACCTGTTAATGAACCAGCTATTGTTCATTtataatctattaaaaaaaattatatataattttttttttttttttgggaagtcAGGGTTCATTGAACCCCCTAAGAATAGTGTAGCGCCGCCTAATACTTTTCTCGGCCTTTTGGCTAAGATCAAGTGTAGCGCCGCCATGGGTCCCAGCATATTTGGTTGAGATTTAGCTTAGAAATTGACTGAAATGGCTGTGGGTCCCAGCATATTTGGTTCAAGAATCAAGTTGCATGCCTTGTGGGGTCATGCAGAGAGCCAGTCtgatatttttgcatttgatcATACGTGTGGCGCTTTATTGGGTTCATATCAATGTATGCTTTTACAATTCTCTGCACTGAGAATTTGTGAATTTCTGGTTTTTCGAGATTTACCTTGGAATCTTACTGAGATGGTAATGAAAGTGACATTTCTTGAAAATAGTCGAATAATTCCTTCTGTTAATATCAAGATTTATGGGTATTGCAATAGATACAAAGTATCATATTTGGCTAGATTCTGCTTTCTATTTGAATTCTGGCTTCTTCTcttgagagaggcggagagcagagagaaagaagcagagagaaaggtaaaaattttagggatttgaggttttttatttgttttgatttgtgattgttttgtggttaacCGCTTAGACCGGATTTATAGTTTATCTTGTTAatttaataatgttatttttggacaattgattttgtttagaatCAATGTTTAACCGGAtttactaaattttttgtttttttggttagaagGATGTGCCTAATTCATctgaaactatatatttttttccctgcTACCcccttcttttctaaaattttggggcccTTTCACTTGGTGGCCTTAGGCAATTGTGTAATTGGCCTAGTCAACTGGTTTTGTCCAAGATGATCTCCTATGATCACgctaggattttttgtttgtttttgcataaCTTACACACGGTCATATTTCAAACACGAAACACGATTTTAGTTATGTTagtaaaatgatattttcaaaacaccATTTCAATTACGATTGTGAAATTTCACAATACCAGTTGAATTTGTGTCCCTGGTGTAACTATCACCTCTCCATCGGTTTATCTTGCTTTCTCCAGTCAAGCTTTTATagccaagcaaaaaaaatatcGCGTTATGGACTTGTTGCTATTCTTGACAACAACATAATATTgactttttttgtctttgtttttcttaCAAGTTACAGAAATAATTTCGTGCAAACTTACATCTGATACTTTTCTTCATGTGCCCGGTGAtgacaaaaatttttttacttctagGAAACTTCATACAGCTGGCTTATTCAAACTGGTTTATGAATAAATAGTTCGTGCTTAATGTTACTTAGTATTAGTTGAATTCCCCAATCCCTTAACATTTCTTGATTTTGAATGTTCTGTTACTTTATTATGCCTTATAATCTATTAATTGCTGCAACAACTTTACTTGCTTATCTTCCTAGCACTTGTTATACGCTTACTATTTGCCTTCTAGCTGTTTGCTCACTGTTCTTCCATGAATTTTGTTATCTTGTAGCTTAAGTATCATGATATTGCATTGAATGAATAACTTCAGAAACAcagtttaaattaattaattggttttttctagccagggtatttcttttcttgcatgTAGATGTTGCAATAATATGGCATCAGCTAGGGAATTTCATTAACAACAAGATTTTCTCTCGCTGAGCAGCAAAAATGCCTTTGGCTTCTCCTGTAAAAGTGGTTCTAGGCTCAATTGCTTTTGCAATCTTCTGGGTATTGGTGGTTTTCTCAGCTGTTCCTTTTCTACCAGTTGGGAGAACTGCAGGGTCCCTCCTGGGGGGCATGCTAATGGTCATATTTCAAGTCATAACTGCAGGTCAAGCATATGCTGTAATTGAACTTCAAATCCTTGGTCTTCTCTTTGGGACCATGGTTGTTAGTGTATATCTTGAAAGGGCAGATATGTTCAAGTACTTGGGAAAGTTGCTCTCATGGAAGAGTAGAGGGCCAAAGGATTTAATTTGTCGAGTCTGCCTGATTTCTGCCATTTCAAGTGCTTTTTTTACTAATGATACCACTTGTGTAGTTTTGACTGAATTTGTCTTGAAAATTGCAAGGCAACATAATCTCCCACCTCATCCTTTCCTTCTTGCCCTGGCCTCTAGTGCAAATATTGGGTCGGCAGCAACTCCAATTGGCAACCCCCAAAACTTGGTTATAGCCGTTAAGAGCAAGATatcttttggaaattttctaAAAGGAATTCTCCCTGCAATGATCATGGGTGTAATTGTCAATGCCCTACTTCTTCTATGTATGTACTGGAAGTTGTTATCTATTGAAAATGATGAGGAAGATATAGCTGTAGAACTTCTTGCAGAGGAGGAAGTGAATTCTCATCGTTTTTCACCAGCCACAATGTCACATTTTACATCCTTCAATTCTCCGGAATGGAACTCTAGATGGGAAGTTATGGCTGTGCAAAGCTCTCCTGGCATGAGTGTTCCAATGGGACAGGTTGAGAACCTTAGGAACCGATCAATTCCGAGTGCGAATGAAATCCAAGGGGTTCCTAGTGGCACATTGGAGTCTGCAAGAAATTCTAATGCACCAAAAGAGGCAGCAAATGATGTATCTTCTCAGGTAAAGGAGGAAACAATGCCTTCAAAGAGAGTTGCATCATTGACCACaagatggaaaaaaatattgtggaaatCAGGTGTTTACCTTGTTACTATAGGAATGTTGATTGCTTTGCTTCTGGGTCTAAATATGTCGTGGACTGTAATTACTGCTGCGCTTGCTCTTATGGTTCTTGATTTCAGGGATGCTAGGACAAGCCTTGAAAAGGTATAATCTGCAAGCACGTTGCTTTCTacctttaaattattttttccctaTCAAAAAACTGTAAATCATAACTTGTTGGTGATTATGACCATTGATTGCTTGTTGGAGAGTTTACTATATGTCAAgtttatttctcttctttgcCAGGTCTCCTATTCTCTGTTACTTTTCTTTTGTGGAATGTTTAGCACAGTCCAAGGCTTTAACGAAACCGGAATCCCTGATACTCTATGGGTCTTTATAGAGCCCTATTCAAAAATCGATCGTGTTAGTGGGATAGCAATGCTCGCCATTGTCATACTTCTCATGTCAAATTTGGCTTCAAATGTACCAACTGGTATGTTGATGGATttcttccatatatatatatatatatatacattttttttttcttctattatctgtttcataattttttttttttttggataggtcaGATGAAATTAGCTTTTTAGGCTAACACTTGTTTGTAAGTCCGTTTTAAACAACTTTTTGAATAAAACGAGTTTGTCAAGCTTTCTTGTTAGAATTTCAAGCTGTACAGAGACTAATTCAACATTGGGATGCATATAAGTTTGTTGTGCTGTCTTTAGATTTCTGGGGAATATGTTAGTGTATAATTTGGACTTTGCATACAGATTATCTCTTCGGGATATCATAGTATtcccagtttttattttttaattgcatATTTCTGGTTTTCACTTCTTATCCTTTCTCTACTTGAGACAAACTGACATTAACCTTTGTCAAGATTCTTCCCAATttcacttctcaaaaaaaacacTTGATACAACTGACATTAACCTTTCTCATGCATGTTCATATCTTACTCAAGCTGATAGTACACCACCATTTTACTGAACAGGTCTTTCAGTCTAAGAATTGTCTTTCAATTCACTTTGTACACAAACTGGCACCCTTCTGGGTCATTTCTCAAAGTCTCGGGATAATTGCAACGACAACAGCATTTCTCACCAAGTTGTTGTTTTCAATTGACATTTTGTAAAACCATAAACAATTTTTGGATATGCTTACCCCCTCAGAATTCTGCCATAGCATTCAATTAAACAACAAACATTCTGCAGTTTGTGCTAGAAGGAAAATTTCCTTTCAGTAACAAAGGGATTTTTATACCAGTAATGATAACTGTGAGTTGACAAGGCTCTCAGTTATCCATGGCCCTTGTGTACATAATATAGGGAACAAGGGATGCTCTTGCACTGAATCTGTGAGattgtttttcataaatgaGCAGGTAGCCTAGCACTGTGGTTTAATCTTTCTTTCTGCATCTCTGATTAagaattgtttttctttcatgtacaacaacaagaacaacgaacaaagccttagtcccaaaattttgggatcaCCTATGGATCCTTAATAGACtagttaggtttttcttttatataaaaagtatctAATGATTTTGGTGAAACATCTCTAAGTTGATGCTGTATTCCGTTTGTTATGAACATTCTTGAGGTTCATGTTAATGTTCATTTCTTTCATTTCGTTTTTTTCCCCAACACTTTGTTGATTTATGATAAATTGTTTGTCTGCTGTAAGCCATTATTCGGCATCATAAAGGCCATTTTAAAACTATTTACACTAGAGTTCCTATAACTCATGTTAATATTGTGTAGTTCTCCTTCTTGGAACACGAGTGGCACTATCGGCAGCTGCAGTTTCTGCAGCTAATGAGAAGAAGGCATGGCTAATCTTAGCTTGGGTCAGCACAGTAGCTGGGAACCTCTCATTATTGGGATCAGCTGCCAACATAATCGTGTGTGAGCAGGCTCGCCAAGCTCCCGAACTTGGGTACACTTTATCCTTTTGGAGCCATCTCAAATTTGGAGTCCCCTCAACTCTTATTGTCACTGCCATTGGTTTGACACTTATAAGATGATTTTGATGCTCTTACACATGACACACAATgtttttatgtaataaattttgtagagtaaGATTGTTTCGACATTTGAGCAATTCAAAGCTGACAAATGTTGTTTTTCTCTTAATCTCTATTTAATCATAACGTTTTTCAATAGTTGCTGAGTGATTATTTCAGATAGACATCCACAGAACAATGGGGTGAATTGTACATCGCTTGCATGTTTATACTATTAGTTTGACCAGCTCAATGTTTGTTcaattcttccttttcttttattgcaaaagaattctaccttttttttttttttttttttttttttttttttttttttttcagtctaCCAAAATAAGGATGTACATCTCATAAATAGACATATGCATGTTCGTCGGAAATGAAAAAcgaaataaaaatatcaaacagGTCAGAGTTTAGAAAGAAGAAGCCTTTCTGAATTCAGACtactataattatatattcaaaTCCCAATTCGATCTTGTAATACTAATTCTGGCCTTAGTCacttatattttgagaaatctaaacaaattatagtttgtttattttatagtaCTTAATTATATGAGGTCAATTTGAAATGTTCATTGTTGTAAGATAACATTTAACCATATTCAAGAACTGATAGCCTAGAGTCCTATAGTTTATAGCTCAACTAGTACTTCTTAATGTTTCTAATGAATGTATCCAGTGTTTAAATCTCACTTTTCCCGTTggactatcaaattataaaaaataaatttaaaatttataaacacaATTAACATTAGCATTcaatttgtttaaaactttagtATACTAACAATGTGGGTACCAATTACTATAGTTTAGGATTTAGTATTGGCAACttctaaatgaaaaattatgtgtTAGGAGAGTTGAATTTAATGttattaagttatttatttaattcttttttcttttctttttttttctttttttgagaatccagtTAGGTAAGAGTTTGTGTAATGAATTGCATCAAGGAGTTAAAGTTCCTAAGGCCTGCACAAGCAAAGTTAGGACTTGATTGAGCAATTGTTGAAGTCAGGCAGAAATTTACATGATTCTCATTTAACCATCGCTCAAGTAAATTACATAGCTATTAGTCTTTAACTTGACTCA is part of the Quercus robur chromosome 9, dhQueRobu3.1, whole genome shotgun sequence genome and harbors:
- the LOC126699720 gene encoding silicon efflux transporter LSI2-like gives rise to the protein MPLASPVKVVLGSIAFAIFWVLVVFSAVPFLPVGRTAGSLLGGMLMVIFQVITAGQAYAVIELQILGLLFGTMVVSVYLERADMFKYLGKLLSWKSRGPKDLICRVCLISAISSAFFTNDTTCVVLTEFVLKIARQHNLPPHPFLLALASSANIGSAATPIGNPQNLVIAVKSKISFGNFLKGILPAMIMGVIVNALLLLCMYWKLLSIENDEEDIAVELLAEEEVNSHRFSPATMSHFTSFNSPEWNSRWEVMAVQSSPGMSVPMGQVENLRNRSIPSANEIQGVPSGTLESARNSNAPKEAANDVSSQVKEETMPSKRVASLTTRWKKILWKSGVYLVTIGMLIALLLGLNMSWTVITAALALMVLDFRDARTSLEKVSYSLLLFFCGMFSTVQGFNETGIPDTLWVFIEPYSKIDRVSGIAMLAIVILLMSNLASNVPTVLLLGTRVALSAAAVSAANEKKAWLILAWVSTVAGNLSLLGSAANIIVCEQARQAPELGYTLSFWSHLKFGVPSTLIVTAIGLTLIR